A window of the Flavobacterium sangjuense genome harbors these coding sequences:
- a CDS encoding serine hydrolase domain-containing protein, translated as MRKIFLLPFLLLFLSSCSSDSSSNPVIEEQMYFPPNDGTTTWTTKSIADLNWNQSAVQPLLDYLELKHTKSFIILVNGRIVMENYFNGHTATSPWYWASAGKTLTSIVTGIAEQEGLLDINDKVSDYLGTGWTSAPLAKENLITCKNLLSMNSGLNDALGDDVSPANLQYVADAGNRWAYHNVYVKLQDVVANASGQTWTNYFNTKLRDKLGMTGGAWVNSGDGLSVYWSTTRNMARFGLMILNKGKWNGAQIVNENYFNQATTTSQNINLAYGYLWWLNGKASYHMPQVQLEFPGSIIPTAPNDMFMALGKNDQKIYVIPSKKMVVIRMGDAADAENLALSDFDELLWTKISALYQ; from the coding sequence ATGAGAAAAATATTTCTACTTCCATTTCTTTTACTTTTCCTTTCAAGCTGTAGTTCCGATTCGTCTTCAAATCCGGTTATTGAGGAGCAAATGTATTTTCCACCTAATGATGGAACTACAACCTGGACAACAAAATCGATAGCAGATTTAAATTGGAATCAAAGTGCCGTACAGCCTTTATTAGATTATTTGGAATTGAAACACACAAAATCTTTTATCATTTTGGTTAACGGAAGAATTGTGATGGAAAATTATTTCAATGGACATACTGCTACAAGTCCTTGGTATTGGGCAAGTGCCGGAAAAACATTAACTTCAATAGTAACGGGAATTGCAGAACAAGAAGGTTTGTTGGACATAAATGATAAAGTTTCAGACTATTTAGGAACAGGATGGACTAGCGCTCCTTTAGCCAAAGAAAACCTGATTACCTGCAAGAATTTATTATCGATGAACTCAGGTTTGAATGATGCTCTGGGAGATGATGTATCGCCTGCGAATCTTCAATATGTTGCTGATGCAGGAAATCGTTGGGCTTATCATAATGTATATGTAAAGTTACAAGATGTTGTTGCGAATGCTTCAGGGCAAACCTGGACAAATTATTTCAATACCAAACTAAGAGATAAACTTGGAATGACTGGTGGTGCATGGGTTAACAGTGGCGATGGATTAAGCGTATATTGGAGTACTACAAGAAACATGGCACGTTTTGGGTTGATGATTTTAAATAAAGGAAAGTGGAATGGAGCACAAATTGTCAACGAAAACTATTTTAATCAGGCGACAACTACTTCACAGAATATCAATCTTGCATATGGTTATTTATGGTGGCTGAATGGAAAAGCGAGTTATCATATGCCACAAGTACAACTGGAATTTCCAGGAAGCATTATTCCAACAGCACCAAACGATATGTTTATGGCATTGGGTAAAAATGACCAGAAAATCTATGTTATTCCGAGTAAAAAAATGGTAGTCATCAGAATGGGCGATGCTGCTGATGCAGAGAACCTGGCGTTATCAGATTTTGATGAATTGCTTTGGACAAAAATTAGTGCATTGTATCAGTAA
- the rpmG gene encoding 50S ribosomal protein L33 gives MAKKGNRIQVILECTEHKGTGLPGTSRYITNKNKKNTPDRLEIKKFNPILKRMTVHKEIK, from the coding sequence ATGGCAAAGAAAGGTAATAGAATACAAGTTATTTTAGAGTGTACTGAGCACAAAGGAACAGGTCTTCCTGGAACTTCTCGTTACATTACAAACAAAAACAAAAAAAATACTCCGGATAGATTAGAGATTAAAAAATTTAATCCAATCTTGAAGAGAATGACTGTTCATAAAGAAATTAAATAA
- the ftsY gene encoding signal recognition particle-docking protein FtsY, whose translation MSFFKRIFSSEKKETLDKGLEQTKTTFFSKLTKAVAGKSKVDDEVLDNLEEVLVTSDVGVNTTLKIIKRIEERVSNDKYMGTDELNLILREEIAGLLSETKSGEETEFTVPANKKPYVIMVVGVNGVGKTTTIGKLAHQFKKAGYKVVLGAADTFRAAAIDQLQIWADRVGVPIVKQQMGSDPASVAFDTLQSAVTQNADVVIIDTAGRLHNKVNLMNELTKVKRVMQKVVEDAPHDVLLVLDGSTGQNAFEQATQFTAATEVSCLAVTKLDGTAKGGVVIGISDQFQIPVKYIGVGEGIEDLQVFNKFEFVDSFFK comes from the coding sequence ATGAGTTTTTTTAAAAGAATATTTTCCTCCGAAAAGAAAGAAACCCTAGACAAAGGTCTGGAACAAACTAAAACCACTTTTTTTTCCAAACTAACCAAAGCCGTTGCCGGAAAATCAAAAGTTGATGATGAAGTTCTCGACAATCTTGAAGAAGTATTAGTTACTTCGGATGTTGGTGTGAATACAACACTAAAAATCATAAAGCGAATTGAAGAACGTGTTTCCAATGATAAGTACATGGGAACAGACGAATTGAATTTAATTCTACGCGAAGAAATTGCCGGACTTTTATCGGAAACCAAATCGGGTGAAGAAACGGAGTTTACAGTTCCTGCCAATAAAAAACCATACGTGATTATGGTTGTTGGCGTTAATGGAGTTGGAAAAACGACTACCATTGGAAAGTTGGCGCACCAATTCAAAAAAGCAGGTTATAAAGTGGTACTTGGCGCTGCCGATACGTTTCGTGCTGCGGCGATTGACCAATTACAGATTTGGGCTGATAGAGTAGGTGTGCCAATCGTAAAACAACAAATGGGAAGTGATCCTGCTTCGGTTGCTTTTGATACGTTACAAAGCGCGGTTACCCAAAATGCTGATGTGGTTATTATAGATACTGCCGGTCGCTTACACAATAAAGTGAATTTGATGAACGAGTTGACAAAAGTAAAACGTGTAATGCAAAAAGTGGTCGAAGATGCACCACATGATGTCTTATTAGTTTTGGATGGCTCAACCGGACAAAACGCTTTTGAACAAGCGACTCAATTTACAGCAGCGACAGAAGTTTCATGTCTTGCAGTTACTAAATTGGATGGAACAGCTAAAGGCGGCGTTGTTATTGGGATTTCAGACCAGTTTCAAATTCCGGTAAAATATATTGGAGTAGGAGAAGGCATTGAAGATTTGCAGGTTTTTAATAAATTTGAATTTGTAGATTCGTTTTTTAAATAA
- a CDS encoding 3'-5' exonuclease has product MELKLTRPICFFDLETTGIEVAKDRIVEISIFKVFPNGNKESKTWLVNPTIPIPPFATAVHGITNEKVANEPTFKELASQIHAMIKDSDLAGFNSDRFDIPLLAEELLRAEVDFDMKNRVSVDVQTIFHKKEERTLSAAYKFYCNQSLENAHSAEADTMATYEILKAQLDRYEDLDNDMKTLSEFTTRKKSVDFAGFIALNNEGQEIFTFGKHKGALVDEVLDKEPGYFGWIQNAEFPLYTKKVLTGIKLRKLNNKFN; this is encoded by the coding sequence ATGGAATTAAAACTCACGCGTCCTATTTGTTTTTTTGATTTGGAAACCACAGGTATTGAAGTGGCCAAAGACAGAATAGTGGAAATATCCATTTTTAAAGTATTTCCCAACGGAAACAAAGAAAGCAAAACATGGCTGGTGAATCCAACAATTCCAATTCCACCATTTGCGACCGCCGTTCACGGAATTACCAACGAGAAAGTAGCCAACGAACCAACATTCAAAGAACTGGCTTCCCAAATACATGCAATGATTAAAGATTCAGATTTGGCCGGATTTAATTCAGACCGATTTGATATTCCGCTTTTGGCCGAAGAATTATTACGTGCTGAAGTCGACTTTGATATGAAAAACAGGGTTTCAGTTGATGTGCAGACTATTTTCCACAAAAAAGAGGAACGAACATTAAGTGCTGCTTATAAATTTTATTGCAATCAAAGTTTGGAAAACGCACATAGTGCTGAAGCCGACACGATGGCAACCTATGAAATTTTGAAAGCACAATTGGACAGATATGAAGATTTAGACAACGATATGAAAACGCTTTCTGAATTTACGACCCGAAAAAAATCGGTTGATTTTGCAGGTTTCATAGCGTTGAATAATGAAGGGCAGGAGATTTTTACTTTCGGAAAACACAAAGGCGCATTGGTTGATGAGGTTTTGGATAAAGAACCGGGTTATTTTGGTTGGATACAAAACGCGGAATTCCCATTGTATACGAAGAAAGTTTTAACCGGAATCAAATTAAGAAAATTGAATAATAAATTTAATTAG
- a CDS encoding DUF4295 domain-containing protein — MAKKTVATLQTASKRLSKAIKMVKSPKTGAYTFVESIMTPEEVDSFLAKK, encoded by the coding sequence ATGGCAAAGAAAACCGTTGCAACATTACAGACAGCTTCTAAAAGATTATCAAAAGCTATCAAAATGGTAAAATCTCCAAAAACAGGAGCTTATACTTTTGTTGAAAGCATCATGACACCAGAAGAAGTGGATAGTTTCTTAGCAAAGAAATAA
- a CDS encoding fumarylacetoacetate hydrolase family protein, protein MKIICIGRNYVNHIAELNNERPDEPVIFMKPDTAILPKKTPFTIPEFSNDVHHEVEILVKISKVGKYIDTKFAHKYYEEIGLGIDFTARDLQNKLKEKGLPWEKAKAFDGSAMIGDFHPINQFNSTENITFELQNNGKTVQKGNTSHMLWKIDEIISHISQYFTLKKGDIIFTGTPEGVAKVTPNDILEGFIENKKVLRLHIK, encoded by the coding sequence ATGAAAATAATCTGTATCGGAAGAAATTATGTCAATCACATTGCCGAGCTCAATAACGAGCGTCCGGATGAACCCGTGATTTTCATGAAACCTGATACCGCAATTCTTCCAAAGAAAACACCTTTCACCATTCCCGAATTCAGTAATGATGTGCATCACGAAGTGGAAATTTTGGTAAAAATATCAAAAGTGGGTAAATATATCGACACTAAATTTGCCCATAAATATTATGAAGAAATAGGTTTGGGAATCGATTTTACGGCAAGAGATCTTCAGAACAAGTTGAAAGAGAAGGGTTTGCCATGGGAAAAAGCAAAAGCTTTTGACGGTTCAGCGATGATTGGTGACTTTCATCCGATAAATCAATTTAATTCAACAGAAAATATTACTTTTGAGTTGCAAAACAACGGAAAAACCGTTCAAAAAGGTAATACTAGTCATATGCTTTGGAAAATTGACGAAATAATTTCACACATTTCACAATATTTTACACTCAAAAAAGGCGACATCATTTTCACTGGCACACCCGAAGGCGTTGCTAAAGTGACACCAAACGATATCCTCGAAGGATTTATAGAAAACAAAAAAGTACTAAGATTACATATTAAATAA
- a CDS encoding ABC-F family ATP-binding cassette domain-containing protein, producing the protein MNYLSVENISKSFGERTLFKDISFGINKDQKIAFIAKNGSGKTCIMKIINGEDEPDTGQVVVRKGIKMAFLSQTNQLQEELTIEESIFASDNEILHVIERYEKTLENPEDEEKYQLAFDEMDRFNAWDFETQFKQILSKLKLDDLKLKVKNLSGGQKKRLSLAIILINRPDLLILDEPTNHLDLEMIEWLESYFAKENITLFMVTHDRFFLERVCNEIIELDNGKLYQYKGNYSYYLQKKEERIAMENSTIDKAQNLFVKELAWMRRQPKARTTKSKSRQDDFYQIKAVAESRRKENVVELEINMERMGSKIIELHKLYKKFKDRVILDNFTYDFQRGERIGIIGKNGTGKSTFLNILTKTMIPDAGKVVIGDTIKVGYYTQSGINPKPGQKVIDIIKEYGEYIPLTKGKIISASQLLERFLFDAKKQYDFVEKLSGGELKRLYLCTVLIQNPNFLILDEPTNDLDIVTLNVLESFLLDYPGCLLVVSHDRYFMDKIVDHLFIFRGEGQIEDFPGNYSDFRAYEDSAEPKNLSNVSTEKVNWKQNSSTATGLNFNEQKEFNKIEREIKDLEYEKKQIENLFSEGKVADADITAKAKELEVIIKKMEEKEERWFELSSKME; encoded by the coding sequence GTGAATTACCTTTCAGTAGAAAACATATCGAAATCCTTTGGCGAAAGAACTTTGTTTAAAGACATTTCTTTTGGCATCAACAAAGACCAAAAAATCGCTTTCATTGCCAAAAATGGTTCGGGAAAAACCTGTATCATGAAGATTATCAATGGCGAAGACGAGCCAGACACTGGCCAGGTTGTCGTTAGAAAAGGCATCAAAATGGCGTTTCTCTCCCAAACCAATCAGCTTCAGGAAGAACTTACGATTGAGGAAAGTATTTTTGCATCGGATAACGAAATTCTACACGTAATTGAACGCTATGAAAAAACGCTCGAAAATCCGGAAGACGAGGAAAAATACCAATTGGCTTTTGACGAAATGGATCGTTTTAATGCCTGGGATTTTGAAACACAGTTCAAGCAAATTTTATCCAAATTAAAACTGGACGATTTAAAACTGAAAGTGAAAAATCTTTCCGGTGGACAAAAAAAACGTTTGTCATTGGCAATAATTCTAATCAATCGTCCTGATTTGTTGATTTTGGATGAGCCAACGAATCACCTGGATTTAGAGATGATTGAGTGGCTGGAAAGTTATTTTGCTAAAGAAAATATTACGCTGTTTATGGTAACACACGACCGTTTCTTTTTGGAGCGCGTTTGTAACGAAATCATCGAATTAGACAACGGAAAATTATACCAGTACAAAGGCAATTACTCATATTATCTGCAAAAGAAAGAAGAGCGCATTGCGATGGAAAACTCAACGATTGACAAGGCTCAAAACCTTTTCGTAAAAGAATTGGCATGGATGCGTCGTCAGCCAAAAGCGAGAACGACCAAATCAAAATCGCGTCAGGATGATTTTTACCAAATAAAAGCCGTTGCCGAAAGTCGAAGAAAGGAAAACGTAGTCGAGCTTGAAATCAATATGGAACGTATGGGCAGCAAGATTATTGAGCTTCATAAATTGTATAAAAAATTCAAAGACCGTGTCATTCTGGACAATTTCACTTATGACTTTCAACGGGGCGAACGCATCGGAATCATTGGCAAAAACGGAACCGGAAAATCGACTTTCTTAAATATTCTAACCAAGACTATGATTCCCGATGCAGGGAAAGTTGTGATTGGCGATACGATAAAAGTTGGTTATTATACCCAAAGTGGCATCAATCCAAAACCGGGACAAAAAGTAATTGATATCATCAAAGAATATGGCGAATACATTCCGCTGACAAAAGGAAAAATCATTTCGGCTTCGCAGTTATTAGAGCGTTTCTTGTTCGATGCCAAAAAACAATATGACTTTGTAGAAAAACTAAGTGGTGGCGAATTGAAACGCTTGTATTTGTGTACGGTTTTGATTCAGAATCCGAACTTCCTGATTCTCGATGAGCCAACGAATGACTTGGATATTGTGACGTTGAATGTATTGGAAAGTTTCTTATTGGATTATCCTGGATGTTTATTGGTTGTTTCGCACGACCGTTATTTTATGGATAAGATTGTGGATCACTTATTCATCTTTAGAGGCGAAGGACAGATTGAAGATTTCCCCGGGAATTATTCCGATTTCAGAGCGTATGAAGATTCGGCTGAACCAAAGAATTTATCTAATGTTAGTACTGAAAAAGTCAATTGGAAGCAAAATAGTTCGACAGCTACAGGCTTGAATTTCAATGAACAAAAAGAGTTCAACAAAATTGAGCGCGAAATCAAGGATTTGGAATACGAGAAAAAGCAAATCGAAAACTTATTTTCAGAAGGCAAAGTCGCTGATGCTGACATTACGGCAAAAGCCAAAGAACTGGAAGTTATCATCAAAAAAATGGAAGAAAAAGAAGAACGCTGGTTTGAGCTTTCTTCAAAAATGGAGTAA
- a CDS encoding competence/damage-inducible protein A gives MKATIVTIGDEILIGQIVDTNSGYIAKALDKIGVQTTEMLSISDDKQHILNTFSSLQNKVDLVIITGGLGPTKDDITKHTFCEYFDDTLVVNQAVLAHVTEMIEGFYKRPITQLNKDQALVPSKCEVLFNKMGTAPGMWMKKENTVYISLPGVPYEMKYIVENEIIPKIVKEYKRPYIIHKTILTYGQGESLVAERIEDWENNLPEFIKLAYLPNPGRVRLRLTARGENKEVLEKAIQENVQSLAKIIGDIIVGFDEDETIEVIIGRLLRQQGKTIATAESCTGGKIAQMLTAVSGASHYFRGSVVSYATDTKISVLGVNAKTIEKFTVVSAAVASEMAEGIKKLMKTDYAIATTGNAGPTKGDADAEVGTVFIAIATPATVFVEEFNFGQPREKVIDRTANKALEIMQAAILKNAFN, from the coding sequence ATGAAGGCAACCATAGTTACAATCGGTGACGAAATTCTAATCGGGCAAATTGTTGATACCAATTCGGGTTATATTGCCAAAGCGTTAGATAAAATTGGTGTGCAAACTACCGAAATGCTTTCCATTTCCGACGATAAGCAACACATTCTAAACACATTTTCGTCACTACAAAACAAAGTCGATTTGGTTATCATAACTGGCGGTCTCGGACCAACAAAAGATGATATTACCAAACATACTTTTTGTGAATATTTTGATGATACTTTAGTTGTAAATCAGGCTGTTTTGGCTCACGTTACCGAGATGATTGAAGGATTTTACAAACGTCCAATCACACAATTAAATAAAGATCAAGCTTTGGTTCCGTCTAAATGTGAAGTGCTTTTCAACAAAATGGGAACAGCGCCGGGAATGTGGATGAAAAAGGAAAATACCGTTTATATTTCATTGCCCGGCGTTCCGTATGAAATGAAATATATAGTCGAAAACGAGATTATTCCAAAGATTGTTAAAGAATACAAACGACCATATATTATTCACAAAACCATACTGACTTACGGTCAGGGCGAAAGCTTAGTGGCAGAACGAATTGAAGATTGGGAAAACAATTTACCAGAATTTATAAAGCTGGCCTATTTACCAAATCCGGGAAGAGTGCGTTTGCGTTTAACCGCTCGCGGAGAAAATAAAGAAGTTTTAGAAAAAGCTATTCAGGAAAATGTACAATCATTAGCCAAAATCATCGGAGACATCATCGTCGGTTTTGATGAAGACGAAACCATAGAAGTTATTATTGGAAGATTGCTTCGTCAACAAGGCAAAACAATAGCCACAGCCGAAAGTTGTACAGGCGGGAAAATTGCCCAAATGCTGACAGCAGTTTCAGGAGCTTCGCATTATTTTCGCGGAAGCGTGGTAAGTTATGCAACGGATACCAAAATTTCAGTACTGGGTGTCAATGCTAAGACCATTGAAAAGTTTACAGTCGTAAGCGCAGCAGTAGCTTCAGAAATGGCAGAGGGAATCAAAAAGCTAATGAAAACAGATTATGCAATTGCCACTACAGGAAACGCCGGGCCAACAAAAGGTGATGCTGATGCTGAAGTCGGAACTGTTTTTATTGCAATAGCAACGCCTGCGACTGTTTTTGTGGAAGAATTCAATTTTGGGCAACCACGTGAAAAGGTGATAGATAGAACGGCAAATAAAGCATTGGAAATAATGCAGGCGGCAATTTTAAAAAATGCTTTTAACTAA
- a CDS encoding helix-turn-helix domain-containing protein: MTTGTKIRLFREKKRLSQEELAHLVGVSQVTIGNWEQGKSIKHEFIRKLAIALEVSTDFLLEDIQNANLQANPNMETFGNNFEITIKAPNHLFDDLNKKMDFIINRFGDTK; encoded by the coding sequence ATGACAACCGGAACCAAAATTCGCCTCTTCAGAGAGAAAAAAAGATTGTCTCAGGAAGAATTGGCTCACCTTGTAGGTGTTAGTCAAGTCACCATCGGAAACTGGGAACAAGGGAAAAGCATCAAGCACGAGTTTATCCGAAAATTGGCAATCGCACTTGAAGTTTCTACCGATTTTTTATTGGAAGATATCCAAAATGCAAACCTGCAGGCAAATCCAAATATGGAAACTTTTGGTAACAACTTCGAAATCACCATCAAAGCACCCAATCATTTGTTTGACGATTTAAACAAGAAAATGGATTTTATCATCAACCGATTTGGTGACACAAAGTAG
- a CDS encoding Hpt domain-containing protein, producing the protein MAINYNLSKVYALSDNDPEFVMQIITLFVTEVPEDLKQIDLGIKTKDHKLAYSYAHKIKPSLDLIGMTVAHQEILEVEAWGKREGKRKEINDTFASIQSQVEKAVKEIKKDFEL; encoded by the coding sequence ATGGCAATAAACTACAACCTTTCAAAAGTTTACGCTCTTTCAGACAATGACCCTGAATTCGTAATGCAAATTATTACACTATTTGTTACAGAAGTCCCTGAAGACTTGAAGCAAATTGATTTAGGTATCAAAACAAAAGACCATAAACTGGCGTATAGCTATGCTCACAAAATAAAACCGTCACTAGATTTAATAGGAATGACGGTTGCTCACCAGGAAATTCTTGAAGTTGAAGCTTGGGGAAAAAGAGAAGGAAAGCGCAAAGAAATCAATGATACTTTCGCAAGTATTCAAAGTCAAGTGGAAAAAGCGGTAAAAGAAATCAAGAAAGATTTCGAATTGTAA
- a CDS encoding glycosyltransferase family 2 protein — protein sequence MQLSVIILNYNVRYFLELCVLSAEKAIQNLDAEIIVIDNNSSDDSCAMMKQRFPSIRLIENKENSGFPKGNNIAVKEAKGEYICILNPDTVVAEDTFEKVLAFAKSKTDLGIVGCKLIDGTGNFLPESKRGIPTPWVAFTKIFGLYKFFPKSSLFNKYYAQHLDKNQTGKVEILVGAFMVMKRELYNEIGGFDEDCFMYSDDIDLSYTALKRGKSNFYFHETTVIHYKGESTVKDGTYMNRFQEAMNFFYKKHFKVSVFFSLFMKIGIVFFSFVKMFQGKVKSKTSPENYLLVSDNENIREKLENKLQKNVERTILENGKIVFSQSISEKKNAEVILDTNYLSFADAISFFETNKNKSFTLKLLPMQSNFIIGSNSSNDRGEVINL from the coding sequence ATGCAACTATCGGTTATCATCCTTAATTACAATGTGCGCTACTTTTTGGAGTTGTGTGTTTTGAGTGCGGAAAAAGCCATTCAGAATCTGGATGCCGAAATCATTGTCATCGATAATAATTCTTCTGATGACAGTTGCGCGATGATGAAACAGCGTTTTCCAAGCATCAGACTGATTGAAAACAAAGAAAACTCAGGCTTTCCAAAAGGAAATAATATTGCGGTTAAGGAAGCCAAAGGCGAATACATTTGTATTTTAAATCCGGATACGGTTGTTGCTGAAGATACGTTTGAAAAAGTGCTGGCTTTCGCCAAAAGCAAAACTGATTTAGGAATTGTAGGTTGTAAATTGATAGACGGAACCGGCAACTTTCTACCTGAAAGCAAACGTGGAATCCCAACACCTTGGGTTGCTTTTACTAAGATTTTTGGTTTGTATAAGTTCTTTCCAAAATCATCGTTGTTTAATAAATATTACGCCCAGCATTTAGATAAAAACCAAACCGGAAAAGTCGAGATTCTGGTTGGTGCTTTTATGGTCATGAAACGCGAATTGTATAACGAAATTGGAGGTTTTGATGAAGATTGCTTTATGTATTCGGATGACATTGACTTGAGTTATACGGCATTGAAGAGAGGAAAATCGAATTTTTATTTCCACGAAACAACTGTAATTCATTACAAAGGAGAAAGCACTGTAAAAGACGGAACTTATATGAATCGTTTTCAGGAAGCGATGAATTTCTTTTATAAAAAACATTTCAAAGTGTCGGTTTTCTTTTCCCTATTCATGAAGATTGGAATCGTATTCTTTTCATTTGTTAAAATGTTTCAGGGAAAAGTCAAGTCAAAAACAAGTCCGGAAAATTATCTGTTAGTTTCTGATAATGAAAACATAAGAGAAAAATTAGAAAACAAACTTCAAAAAAACGTAGAAAGAACGATTTTAGAAAACGGAAAAATAGTATTTTCGCAATCGATTTCGGAGAAGAAAAATGCGGAAGTAATTTTGGACACAAATTATCTGAGTTTTGCCGACGCCATATCTTTTTTCGAAACAAATAAAAACAAGTCGTTTACGCTTAAACTGTTACCAATGCAAAGCAATTTTATCATTGGAAGCAACAGTAGTAACGATAGAGGTGAAGTAATTAATTTGTAG
- the rpmB gene encoding 50S ribosomal protein L28, with the protein MSRVCDLTGKRAMVGNNVSHAMNKTKRKFSVNLVKKRFYLAEEDRWITLRVAASTIKTINKNGLAAVLKKAKVEGFIK; encoded by the coding sequence ATGTCAAGAGTTTGTGACCTTACAGGTAAAAGAGCGATGGTAGGAAATAACGTTTCTCACGCTATGAACAAAACTAAGAGAAAATTTTCTGTTAACTTAGTTAAAAAACGTTTCTATCTTGCTGAAGAAGACAGATGGATTACTCTAAGAGTAGCTGCGTCTACAATTAAAACAATCAATAAAAATGGATTGGCTGCTGTTTTGAAAAAAGCAAAAGTTGAAGGATTTATTAAATAA
- a CDS encoding dihydrolipoamide acetyltransferase family protein, whose protein sequence is MAKFELKLPKMGESVAEATITNWLKNVGEKIDADEAVLEIATDKVDSEVPSEVSGTLTEILFQVNDVVKVGQTIAIIETEGGSAAPAPEVKVEEAPAAVVEIAKTVEAAKEAVAPADFKSSDKFYSPLVKNIATAEGISVAELESIAGSGKDGRVTKEDILNYIKNRGSQPAVAAQPVSAPATPSVQAVPVSVNGGDEIVEMDRMRKLISGYMVASVQTSAHVQSFIEVDVTNIVKWRDRVKNAFEKREGEKLTFTPIFMEAVAKALKDFPGMNISVDGEFIIKRKNINLGMAAALPNGNLIVPVIKNADQLNLVGMAKAVNDLGNRAKAGKLKPDDTQGGTYTVTNVGTFGSVFGTPIINQPQVGILALGAIRKVPAVIETPEGDFIGIRQKMFLSHSYDHRVVDGALGGSFVKRVAEYLEAFDANREY, encoded by the coding sequence ATGGCAAAGTTTGAATTGAAATTACCAAAAATGGGTGAAAGCGTTGCGGAAGCAACCATTACAAATTGGTTAAAAAACGTAGGTGAGAAAATCGATGCCGATGAAGCTGTTTTGGAAATCGCTACCGATAAAGTTGACAGCGAAGTACCAAGCGAAGTTTCAGGAACTTTAACCGAAATTTTATTTCAGGTAAATGACGTTGTAAAAGTTGGACAAACGATTGCTATTATTGAAACGGAAGGCGGAAGCGCTGCTCCGGCACCAGAAGTAAAAGTAGAAGAAGCGCCAGCTGCTGTAGTTGAAATTGCTAAAACAGTTGAAGCCGCTAAAGAAGCAGTTGCACCAGCCGATTTTAAATCATCAGATAAATTCTATTCTCCTTTAGTTAAAAATATCGCCACTGCTGAAGGAATTTCTGTAGCAGAATTAGAATCAATTGCAGGTTCCGGAAAAGATGGCAGAGTAACTAAAGAAGATATCCTAAATTATATTAAAAACAGAGGAAGCCAGCCAGCAGTTGCTGCTCAACCAGTTTCTGCGCCGGCAACTCCATCAGTTCAGGCTGTTCCTGTTTCTGTAAATGGTGGCGACGAGATTGTGGAAATGGATCGTATGCGTAAACTGATTTCAGGTTATATGGTCGCTTCGGTACAAACATCAGCGCACGTACAATCTTTTATCGAAGTTGATGTTACGAATATCGTAAAATGGAGAGACCGCGTTAAAAATGCTTTCGAAAAACGTGAAGGTGAAAAACTAACGTTTACACCAATCTTTATGGAAGCTGTTGCGAAAGCATTAAAAGATTTCCCTGGAATGAACATTTCGGTTGATGGTGAGTTTATCATCAAACGTAAAAATATTAACCTTGGAATGGCTGCTGCATTGCCAAATGGAAACCTGATTGTTCCCGTAATCAAAAATGCTGACCAGTTAAATTTAGTCGGAATGGCAAAAGCGGTAAACGATTTAGGAAACCGCGCCAAAGCTGGAAAACTAAAACCGGACGACACACAAGGCGGAACGTATACGGTAACGAATGTCGGAACTTTTGGTTCTGTATTCGGAACACCAATTATCAACCAGCCACAAGTTGGAATCTTAGCGCTTGGTGCGATTAGAAAAGTACCTGCAGTTATCGAAACTCCGGAAGGTGATTTTATCGGAATCCGTCAGAAAATGTTCTTATCACACTCTTACGATCATAGAGTTGTAGATGGCGCATTAGGCGGAAGCTTTGTAAAACGAGTAGCCGAATATCTGGAAGCATTTGATGCGAATAGAGAATATTAA